One stretch of Streptomyces sp. NBC_00443 DNA includes these proteins:
- a CDS encoding NDP-hexose 2,3-dehydratase family protein → MSTANVLRPRVDDRLTARFARSAAAERAGAFLPTDAFTKWLAQRARAHRFRVDRIPFAELDGWSFRDDFGVLGHHSGKFFTVEGVSATIGPDPLLHWQQPIINQPEVGILGILAKEFDGVLHFLMQAKMEPGNPNLLQLSPTVQATRSNYTKVHRGADVKYIEHFVEPGRGRVLADVLQSEHGAWFLRKSNRNMIVETEEDVPVGEDFCWLTLGQIGELLHRDNVVNMDARTVLACAPTRAVEHEALHSDTEVRSWFTAERSRHDVRVDRVPLAKVTDWVRTPTSIEHVGQRYFRVVAVSVQADSREVTAWSQPLIEPCARGVIAFVTRRFAGVPHVLVHARVEGGFLDTVELAPTVQYIPENYAHRGVGGRPRFLDFVLDADPADIRYDAIHSEEGGRFLNAESRYLFVTADADQAPDDPPPGYRWVTPGQLNSLVRHGHYLNVQARTLLAVLNCGAVRL, encoded by the coding sequence ATGAGCACCGCGAACGTCCTGCGCCCCCGCGTCGACGACCGCCTGACCGCGCGATTCGCCCGATCGGCGGCCGCCGAACGCGCCGGCGCCTTCCTGCCCACGGACGCCTTCACCAAGTGGCTCGCGCAGCGCGCCCGGGCCCATCGGTTCCGCGTGGACCGCATCCCGTTCGCGGAGCTGGACGGCTGGTCGTTCCGCGACGACTTCGGGGTGCTCGGCCACCACAGCGGCAAGTTCTTCACCGTCGAGGGGGTGTCCGCCACCATCGGGCCCGACCCGCTCCTGCACTGGCAGCAGCCGATCATCAACCAGCCCGAGGTCGGCATTCTGGGCATCCTCGCCAAGGAGTTCGACGGAGTCCTCCACTTCCTGATGCAGGCCAAGATGGAGCCGGGCAACCCGAACCTGCTGCAGCTGTCGCCCACCGTCCAGGCCACCCGCAGCAACTACACCAAGGTCCACCGGGGCGCTGACGTCAAGTACATCGAGCACTTCGTCGAGCCGGGGCGCGGCCGGGTGCTGGCCGATGTGCTGCAGTCGGAACACGGCGCCTGGTTCCTGCGCAAGTCCAACCGGAACATGATCGTGGAGACCGAAGAGGACGTGCCGGTCGGCGAGGACTTCTGCTGGCTGACCCTCGGGCAGATCGGTGAACTCCTCCACCGCGACAACGTGGTGAACATGGACGCGCGCACCGTGCTGGCCTGCGCTCCCACCCGGGCCGTCGAGCACGAAGCGCTGCACTCCGACACCGAGGTCAGGTCCTGGTTCACGGCGGAACGCTCCCGGCACGACGTGCGGGTGGACCGTGTGCCCCTGGCCAAGGTCACCGACTGGGTACGGACGCCCACCAGCATCGAGCACGTCGGACAGCGGTACTTCCGCGTGGTGGCCGTATCGGTACAGGCGGACAGCCGGGAGGTGACCGCCTGGTCCCAGCCGCTGATCGAACCCTGCGCACGGGGCGTGATCGCCTTCGTGACACGTCGCTTCGCAGGCGTCCCGCATGTGCTGGTCCACGCCCGTGTCGAGGGCGGCTTCCTCGATACCGTCGAACTGGCTCCCACCGTCCAGTACATCCCCGAGAACTACGCCCACCGCGGCGTCGGCGGGCGACCGCGCTTCCTCGATTTCGTGCTGGACGCCGACCCGGCCGACATCCGCTACGACGCGATCCACTCGGAGGAGGGTGGCCGTTTCCTCAACGCGGAGAGCCGCTACCTGTTCGTGACGGCGGACGCGGACCAGGCCCCCGACGACCCCCCGCCCGGCTATCGATGGGTCACCCCCGGTCAGCTCAACTCCCTGGTCCGGCACGGGCATTACCTCAACGTCCAGGCGCGGACCTTGCTCGCGGTACTCAACTGCGGTGCCGTGCGGCTCTGA
- the rfbB gene encoding dTDP-glucose 4,6-dehydratase, with amino-acid sequence MRVLVTGGAGFIGSHYVRTMLAGGYAGYEDAHITVLDRLTYAGNRDNIPLGHPRLDLVVGDICDRDLLHDLLPGHDAVVHFAAESHVDRSLASADAFTRTNVLGTQVLLEACVRAGVPRVVHVSTDEVYGTIEHGSWTEEWPLLPNSPYAASKAASDLIARAFWRSHGLDLSITRCSNNYGPHQHPEKLIPLFITNLLEGEPVPVYGDGLNIREWLHVDDHSRAIQLVLTQGRAGEIYNVGGGNERTNLAVTERLIELAGLDRSWIRYVPDRKGHDQRYSLDETKIREELGYAPTVDFDRGLADTVAWYRDNVHWWKASKHRGMHAPTSEHTERPASGWPAKGTR; translated from the coding sequence ATGAGAGTCCTGGTCACCGGAGGCGCCGGATTCATCGGCTCGCACTACGTGCGCACCATGCTCGCGGGCGGCTACGCGGGCTACGAGGACGCCCACATCACCGTGCTGGACAGGCTCACCTACGCCGGCAACCGCGACAACATCCCCCTCGGCCACCCGCGGCTCGACCTGGTCGTGGGCGACATCTGCGACCGTGACCTGCTGCACGACCTGCTGCCCGGGCACGACGCGGTGGTTCACTTCGCCGCCGAGTCCCACGTGGACCGCTCCCTGGCCTCCGCCGACGCCTTCACCCGCACCAATGTCCTCGGAACCCAGGTGCTCCTGGAGGCCTGTGTGAGGGCCGGCGTGCCACGGGTCGTGCACGTGTCCACCGACGAGGTCTACGGCACCATCGAGCACGGCTCGTGGACCGAGGAGTGGCCGCTGCTGCCCAACTCGCCCTACGCCGCGTCCAAGGCGGCCTCCGATCTGATCGCCCGGGCCTTCTGGCGCTCGCACGGCCTGGACCTGTCCATCACCCGCTGTTCCAACAACTACGGCCCGCACCAGCACCCCGAGAAACTCATCCCGCTGTTCATCACCAACCTCCTCGAAGGCGAACCGGTCCCGGTGTACGGCGACGGCCTGAACATCCGCGAATGGCTGCACGTCGACGACCACTCGCGCGCCATCCAACTGGTCCTCACCCAGGGCCGGGCCGGCGAGATCTACAACGTGGGCGGCGGGAACGAACGGACGAACCTGGCTGTGACCGAGCGCCTGATCGAGCTGGCCGGCCTCGACCGGTCCTGGATCCGCTACGTCCCCGACCGCAAGGGACACGACCAGCGGTACTCGCTGGACGAGACCAAGATCCGTGAGGAGCTGGGCTACGCGCCCACCGTCGACTTCGACCGGGGCCTGGCCGACACGGTCGCCTGGTACCGCGACAACGTCCACTGGTGGAAGGCATCCAAGCACCGCGGCATGCATGCACCGACGAGCGAGCACACGGAGCGCCCCGCCTCCGGGTGGCCGGCGAAGGGAACGCGATGA
- a CDS encoding glucose-1-phosphate thymidylyltransferase, which translates to MKALVLSGGSGTRLRPFSYSMPKQLIPVANKPVLEHVLESIRSLGVTDIGIIVGDRASDISQVLGDGARFGARITYIRQDQPLGLAHCVRLARSFLGEDDFVMYLGDNMLPQGIEDIAADFRRHGPAAQVVVRKVSDPRAFGVAELGPDGTVMRLVEKPERPASDLALIGVYFFTPAIHEAVDAIEPSARGELEITDAIQWLVTQGADVRAGEYAGYWKDTGRAEDVLECNRWLLARLAPRIAGDVDATSEIVGPVVIEAGARVVRSRIVGPAIIGAHTVVEDSHIGPDSAIGEHCLLRATRLADSIVMAGATITQVPGLAGSLIGRAATVGPSAHVDAHHRLVVGDHTRVEVAA; encoded by the coding sequence ATGAAGGCTCTGGTGTTGTCGGGCGGGTCGGGTACACGCCTGCGCCCCTTCAGTTATTCGATGCCCAAACAGCTCATCCCGGTCGCCAACAAACCGGTTCTGGAGCATGTGCTGGAGAGCATCCGCAGCCTGGGCGTTACGGACATCGGGATCATCGTCGGAGACCGCGCCTCCGACATCAGCCAGGTCCTCGGTGACGGTGCCCGCTTCGGCGCCCGCATCACCTACATCCGACAGGACCAGCCGCTGGGACTCGCGCACTGCGTGCGCTTGGCGCGGTCGTTCCTCGGCGAGGACGACTTTGTCATGTACCTCGGCGACAACATGCTGCCCCAGGGCATCGAGGACATCGCCGCCGACTTCCGCCGGCACGGCCCCGCCGCACAGGTCGTGGTGCGCAAGGTCTCCGATCCCAGGGCCTTCGGCGTCGCCGAACTGGGCCCGGACGGTACCGTGATGCGTCTCGTGGAGAAGCCCGAGCGGCCCGCGAGCGACCTGGCGCTGATCGGCGTGTACTTCTTCACCCCCGCCATCCACGAGGCCGTCGACGCCATCGAGCCCAGCGCGCGGGGCGAACTGGAGATCACCGACGCCATCCAGTGGCTGGTGACCCAGGGCGCCGACGTCCGGGCCGGCGAGTACGCCGGCTACTGGAAGGACACCGGCCGCGCCGAGGACGTACTGGAGTGCAACCGGTGGCTGCTGGCCCGGCTCGCCCCGCGCATCGCGGGGGACGTCGACGCCACCAGCGAGATCGTCGGCCCGGTCGTCATCGAGGCCGGGGCCCGCGTCGTGCGCTCCCGCATCGTGGGACCGGCGATCATCGGCGCGCACACCGTCGTCGAGGACAGCCACATCGGTCCGGACAGCGCCATCGGCGAGCACTGCCTGCTGCGCGCCACCCGCCTCGCCGACTCCATCGTGATGGCGGGCGCCACGATCACCCAGGTCCCCGGACTGGCCGGATCCCTGATCGGGCGAGCCGCCACCGTCGGCCCCAGCGCCCATGTCGACGCCCACCACCGGCTGGTCGTCGGCGACCACACGCGCGTGGAGGTGGCCGCATGA
- a CDS encoding dTDP-4-dehydrorhamnose 3,5-epimerase family protein, producing the protein MHISETAVPGAYVITPRHLVDERGAFFEHFRSDLLADTLGRPFVPRQINYSVSRRNTLRGIHSVAIPPGQAKYVTCVRGALRDIVVDLRVGSPTFGTYQTTLLDAESGRALYIPEGVGHGFLALGDDTCICYVLSSEHVPGTQIDINPLDPDLALPWGFDEPPLMSRKDAQAPGVAEAEAAGVLARWPAATQGTQSNAVRNSLT; encoded by the coding sequence GTGCACATCTCTGAAACAGCGGTCCCCGGGGCGTACGTCATCACGCCCCGTCACCTCGTCGACGAGCGCGGCGCGTTCTTCGAACACTTCCGGTCCGATCTGCTCGCCGACACCCTGGGGCGCCCTTTCGTCCCTCGGCAGATCAATTACTCCGTGTCGCGCCGCAACACGCTGCGCGGCATCCACAGCGTGGCCATACCGCCGGGACAGGCCAAATACGTCACCTGCGTCCGCGGCGCACTCCGTGACATCGTCGTGGATCTACGGGTGGGCTCACCGACCTTCGGGACGTACCAGACGACTCTCCTGGACGCGGAATCGGGACGCGCCCTGTACATACCCGAAGGCGTCGGGCACGGATTCCTCGCGCTCGGCGACGACACCTGCATCTGTTACGTCCTGTCCAGCGAGCATGTGCCAGGCACCCAGATCGACATCAACCCGCTCGATCCCGATCTCGCCCTGCCCTGGGGCTTCGACGAACCACCGCTGATGTCCCGGAAGGACGCCCAGGCCCCGGGCGTCGCGGAAGCCGAGGCGGCCGGAGTTCTCGCCAGGTGGCCGGCGGCGACACAAGGCACACAATCCAACGCCGTAAGGAATTCACTGACATGA
- a CDS encoding DegT/DnrJ/EryC1/StrS family aminotransferase: MINVFQPSLGAEELEAVSEVFATNWLGHGPRTREFEARFAEHLGVPPEHTIFINAATAGLFLATELLGLGPGDEVVLPSVSFVAAANAVAATGARPVFCDVDPRTLNPTPAHVESALSTRTKAVLLLHYGGLPGEVAAIAELCRSRGVPLIEDAACAVASGAGETRCGTFGDLGVWSFDAMKVLVTGDGGMLYVRDAELARRARRLAYHGLDNKATGFAKAKVSDRWWDLEVKEYGRRLIGNDLTAAIGTVQLHRLPGFVARRQEISGLYDRLLAGTKGVVLPPALPEGQHSTYYFYWVQLDAAIRDQVAADLLARDIYTTFRYPPLHKVPAYGAGPQDLPGTEEASATTLLLPLHQGLDDSEVRTVADELRKAVEHRLAAAGL; the protein is encoded by the coding sequence ATGATCAACGTGTTCCAGCCCAGCCTGGGCGCCGAGGAACTCGAGGCCGTTTCAGAAGTGTTCGCCACCAACTGGCTGGGACACGGACCCCGCACCAGGGAGTTCGAGGCGCGGTTCGCCGAGCACCTGGGGGTCCCGCCGGAGCACACGATCTTCATCAACGCGGCCACGGCCGGACTCTTTCTCGCCACCGAACTCCTCGGCCTCGGCCCCGGTGACGAGGTCGTGCTGCCCTCGGTGAGTTTCGTGGCCGCCGCCAACGCCGTGGCGGCCACCGGCGCGCGCCCGGTGTTCTGCGACGTCGACCCGCGCACCCTCAACCCGACCCCGGCCCACGTGGAGAGCGCGCTCTCCACGCGTACCAAGGCGGTGCTCCTGCTGCACTACGGCGGCCTGCCCGGTGAGGTGGCTGCCATCGCCGAGCTGTGCCGCTCCCGTGGCGTCCCGCTGATCGAGGACGCCGCGTGCGCCGTCGCGTCCGGTGCCGGCGAGACCCGGTGCGGCACGTTCGGTGACCTCGGGGTGTGGAGCTTCGACGCCATGAAGGTCCTGGTCACCGGGGATGGCGGCATGCTGTACGTGCGCGACGCCGAACTCGCCCGCAGGGCCCGCAGGCTCGCTTATCACGGCCTGGACAACAAGGCCACCGGCTTCGCCAAGGCCAAGGTGTCCGACCGCTGGTGGGACCTGGAGGTCAAGGAGTACGGCCGCCGTCTGATCGGCAACGACCTGACCGCGGCGATCGGTACCGTGCAACTGCACCGACTGCCCGGGTTCGTCGCTCGGCGCCAGGAGATCTCGGGCCTCTACGACCGGCTGCTGGCCGGCACCAAGGGCGTCGTGCTGCCGCCCGCCCTGCCGGAGGGCCAGCACAGCACGTACTACTTCTACTGGGTGCAGCTGGACGCGGCGATCCGGGACCAGGTCGCCGCCGATCTGCTGGCCCGCGACATCTACACCACCTTCCGCTACCCGCCGCTGCACAAGGTGCCTGCCTACGGTGCCGGGCCCCAGGACCTGCCCGGTACCGAAGAGGCTTCGGCGACGACTCTGCTGCTACCCCTGCACCAAGGCCTCGACGACTCCGAGGTGCGCACCGTCGCGGACGAACTGCGCAAGGCGGTCGAGCACCGCCTGGCCGCGGCAGGTCTGTGA
- a CDS encoding YybH family protein → MTVASDELTKEVLAHAENYVRAFNSGDAAAVDRLYTEDAVSVWEKGKPVSGVERRAGLAEYLAQKPVMRIEILESYVISDTALLAVDWTIDIPTPQGTERQQGIGVDVLRRGTDGQWRFAIDNPYGTDI, encoded by the coding sequence ATGACCGTAGCCAGCGACGAGCTGACCAAAGAAGTCCTCGCGCACGCCGAGAACTACGTTCGTGCCTTCAACTCGGGCGACGCAGCCGCTGTCGATCGGCTCTACACCGAGGACGCGGTCTCCGTCTGGGAAAAGGGAAAGCCGGTGAGCGGCGTGGAGCGCAGGGCCGGTCTCGCCGAATACCTGGCGCAGAAGCCGGTGATGAGGATCGAGATTCTCGAGTCGTACGTCATCTCCGACACCGCGCTGCTCGCCGTGGACTGGACGATCGACATCCCCACGCCGCAGGGCACCGAGCGCCAGCAGGGCATCGGCGTGGACGTGCTGCGCCGCGGCACCGACGGCCAGTGGCGCTTCGCCATCGACAACCCCTACGGCACGGACATCTGA
- a CDS encoding YybH family protein, producing the protein MSQALDLTLTDDPHQQNDVFTDAFNSGEGAIFDQLYRSDAISNLTGQTLTGPARTQAITEFLATKPTLTAKVQRTYRTGDTMLLIVDFSVEAVGADGTPEKLDGRCTDVLVRDENGKWIMAIDRPVMHTPNT; encoded by the coding sequence ATGAGCCAGGCCCTGGACCTCACCCTCACCGACGACCCGCACCAGCAGAACGACGTGTTCACCGACGCCTTCAACTCCGGTGAGGGCGCCATCTTCGACCAGCTGTACCGGTCGGACGCGATCTCCAACCTCACCGGTCAGACACTGACCGGCCCCGCCCGCACTCAGGCCATCACGGAGTTCCTCGCCACCAAGCCGACGCTGACCGCCAAGGTGCAGCGGACGTACCGGACCGGCGACACGATGCTGCTGATCGTGGACTTCTCGGTGGAGGCCGTGGGTGCGGACGGCACCCCGGAAAAGCTCGACGGTCGGTGCACGGACGTGCTCGTGCGGGACGAGAACGGCAAGTGGATCATGGCGATCGACCGTCCGGTGATGCACACCCCGAACACCTAG
- the ccrA gene encoding crotonyl-CoA carboxylase/reductase, translating to MDSLTEALLSGAPEEVLAREKLPDHFDAAHLRAEDVGMFEGAQDKDVRRSIRVGPVAMPELAPDEVLVAVMASAINYNTVWSATFEPVPTFRFLERFGRQGGHAARHDLPYQVIGSDASGVVVRVGSGVRRWRPGAHVVVSCVQVDDHEPATHADAMLGAEQRIWGYETNFGGLARYAVVKASQLLPKPGHLTWEESAGVLLTAATSYRMLISDKGARIKLGDVVLIWGATGGLGAFAVQLVKQAGGIPVGVVGSEQKAKALRALGCDVIVNRTEIGLGDATTPEETIEQGKRLGRFIRREVGEDPSVAFDYIGRATFGVSVFVVRRGGTVVTCGSSTGYQHTYDNRYLWMNSKRIVGSHAANLQEQAELNRLVALGKIAPVLSSVYRLDEVGEAARLVQTNQHLGKVAVLCQAPQEGLGVTDPQLRERIGADALNPLRSL from the coding sequence ATGGATTCTCTGACCGAGGCTCTCCTTTCGGGTGCTCCGGAGGAGGTTCTTGCGCGCGAGAAGCTGCCGGACCATTTCGACGCCGCCCATCTGCGCGCCGAGGACGTCGGTATGTTCGAGGGAGCGCAGGACAAGGACGTACGCCGGTCCATCCGGGTGGGCCCGGTGGCCATGCCGGAACTGGCGCCGGACGAGGTGCTGGTGGCGGTCATGGCCAGCGCGATCAACTACAACACGGTGTGGTCCGCCACCTTCGAACCGGTGCCGACCTTCCGGTTCCTGGAGCGCTTCGGCCGCCAGGGCGGCCACGCCGCCCGGCACGACCTTCCGTACCAGGTGATCGGCTCGGACGCCTCCGGTGTCGTGGTGCGGGTCGGCTCCGGCGTACGACGCTGGCGCCCGGGTGCCCACGTCGTCGTCTCGTGCGTCCAGGTGGACGACCACGAGCCGGCCACGCACGCGGACGCCATGCTGGGGGCCGAGCAGCGCATCTGGGGATACGAGACGAACTTCGGCGGCCTTGCCCGGTACGCCGTGGTCAAGGCCAGTCAACTGCTGCCGAAGCCGGGCCATCTGACCTGGGAGGAGTCGGCCGGTGTACTGCTCACCGCGGCGACCTCCTACCGCATGCTGATCAGCGACAAGGGCGCCCGCATCAAGCTCGGTGACGTGGTGCTGATCTGGGGCGCGACCGGTGGCCTCGGGGCGTTCGCTGTGCAACTGGTCAAACAGGCCGGCGGGATCCCGGTCGGAGTGGTCGGTTCCGAGCAGAAGGCGAAGGCCCTGCGCGCCCTGGGCTGCGATGTGATCGTCAACCGGACGGAGATCGGCCTGGGCGACGCGACGACGCCCGAGGAGACCATCGAGCAGGGCAAGCGCCTGGGGCGGTTCATCCGCCGCGAGGTCGGCGAGGACCCCAGCGTCGCCTTCGACTACATCGGCCGGGCCACGTTCGGCGTCTCGGTGTTCGTCGTACGCCGTGGCGGCACCGTGGTCACGTGCGGCTCCAGCACCGGCTATCAGCACACCTACGACAACCGCTATCTGTGGATGAACTCCAAGCGGATCGTCGGCAGTCACGCCGCGAACCTCCAGGAACAGGCCGAGCTGAACCGGCTGGTCGCGCTCGGCAAAATCGCCCCCGTGCTCTCGTCGGTGTACCGCCTGGACGAGGTGGGCGAGGCGGCCCGACTGGTGCAGACCAACCAGCACCTCGGAAAGGTCGCCGTGCTGTGCCAGGCACCCCAGGAGGGCCTCGGGGTCACCGACCCGCAGCTGCGGGAGAGGATCGGCGCCGACGCGCTCAATCCGCTGCGGAGCCTGTGA
- a CDS encoding 3-oxoacyl-ACP synthase III family protein produces the protein MDERPIGILGTGSYLPKDEVGNDEIAARVGVSPQWIEERTHITARRFAAPHEATSDLAVRAAERALESAGLAAGDIDYLIVSTSTPDSPQPPTAYHVQRGLDAHAAVCFDVNVVCSGFVYALEVARRLLAGRPGGRALVVGADVYSRILDFKDRRTAVLMADGAGAAVVGEVEPPRGFIDVELASRSDGHRLIRVEAGGSRLPASERTLREGSHFFRMEGREVRDFVLENFPGLVETLCRRAGVSRDRIDHFVPHQPNGVMLSQIVERSGLEAAMTHRTLARYGNPGNAAVAVTLDAANRQGHLNDGDIVLLAGFGGGMSMGAGLIRWGVTA, from the coding sequence ATGGACGAGCGGCCCATCGGGATCCTGGGCACGGGCTCCTACCTTCCCAAGGACGAGGTCGGCAACGACGAGATCGCCGCCCGGGTGGGAGTCAGCCCGCAGTGGATCGAGGAGCGCACTCACATCACCGCCCGGCGTTTCGCCGCGCCGCACGAGGCGACCTCGGACCTGGCGGTGCGGGCCGCCGAACGCGCGCTGGAGTCGGCGGGACTGGCCGCCGGCGACATCGACTACCTCATCGTGTCCACGTCCACGCCGGACTCCCCTCAGCCCCCGACGGCGTACCACGTCCAGCGAGGTCTGGACGCCCATGCCGCGGTTTGCTTCGACGTCAATGTCGTGTGCAGCGGCTTCGTCTACGCACTCGAGGTCGCGCGCCGGCTGCTCGCCGGACGCCCGGGAGGCCGGGCGCTGGTCGTCGGCGCCGATGTGTACTCGCGGATCCTGGACTTCAAGGACCGGCGTACGGCCGTGCTGATGGCGGACGGGGCGGGCGCCGCCGTGGTCGGGGAGGTCGAGCCGCCCCGCGGATTCATCGACGTGGAGCTGGCCAGCCGCAGCGACGGCCACCGACTGATCCGGGTCGAGGCGGGCGGCAGCCGGCTGCCGGCGTCCGAGCGGACCCTGCGGGAGGGCTCGCACTTCTTTCGCATGGAGGGTCGCGAGGTACGGGACTTCGTGCTGGAGAACTTTCCCGGCCTCGTCGAGACGTTGTGCCGACGTGCGGGTGTGTCCCGGGACCGGATCGACCACTTCGTGCCTCATCAGCCCAACGGGGTCATGCTCTCGCAGATCGTCGAACGGTCCGGCCTGGAGGCCGCCATGACCCACCGGACCCTCGCCCGGTACGGCAATCCCGGCAACGCCGCCGTCGCCGTGACGCTCGACGCGGCGAACCGGCAAGGCCATCTCAACGACGGCGACATCGTGCTGCTCGCGGGTTTCGGGGGCGGCATGTCGATGGGCGCCGGCCTCATCCGCTGGGGAGTGACAGCATGA
- a CDS encoding 3-hydroxybutyryl-CoA dehydrogenase has product MTTTVQSAPDIHRVGVVGCGQMGAGIAEICAKAGLDVTVVVSRPESIAPGRRRIEASLDRAVGKGKLTGEQRDAALAGINLTADLDELADRQFVIESIREDESAKVELFARLDTIVKDPEAILASNTSSLPIMRLGRSTGRPQRVVGVHFFSPVPVLPLVELTGSLLTEDEVRDRTERFVTDVLGKQVIRTEDRAGFVVNALLIPYLLAAVRMVESGFATAEVIDRAMRLGCSHPMGPLRLADLIGLDVVASIADSLYEEFKEPLYAPPSLLVRMVEGGMLGRKTAHGFYSYAD; this is encoded by the coding sequence ATGACCACGACTGTGCAGAGCGCGCCGGACATCCACCGGGTCGGCGTCGTCGGCTGCGGCCAGATGGGCGCCGGGATAGCCGAGATCTGCGCCAAGGCGGGCCTGGACGTGACCGTGGTGGTCTCGCGTCCGGAATCCATCGCCCCGGGACGCCGGCGCATCGAGGCGTCGCTCGACCGGGCGGTGGGCAAGGGGAAGCTGACCGGGGAACAACGGGATGCCGCCCTGGCCGGCATCAACCTGACGGCCGATCTCGACGAACTGGCCGACCGGCAGTTCGTCATCGAGTCCATACGCGAGGACGAGAGCGCTAAGGTCGAGCTCTTCGCCCGCCTGGACACGATCGTCAAGGATCCGGAGGCGATCCTGGCCTCCAACACCTCCTCCCTGCCCATCATGCGACTGGGGCGTTCCACCGGCCGCCCTCAGCGGGTGGTCGGAGTCCACTTCTTCAGCCCGGTGCCGGTGCTGCCGCTGGTGGAGCTGACGGGGTCGCTGCTGACCGAGGACGAGGTCCGCGATCGCACCGAGCGCTTCGTGACGGACGTGCTCGGCAAGCAGGTGATCCGTACCGAGGACCGGGCCGGCTTCGTCGTCAACGCCCTGCTGATCCCGTATCTGCTGGCCGCCGTGCGCATGGTGGAGTCGGGATTTGCCACCGCCGAGGTCATCGACCGGGCCATGCGGCTGGGCTGCTCCCATCCCATGGGCCCGCTGCGGCTCGCGGACCTGATCGGACTCGATGTCGTCGCCTCGATCGCGGACTCGCTGTACGAGGAGTTCAAGGAGCCGCTGTACGCCCCGCCGTCGCTGCTCGTGCGCATGGTCGAAGGCGGCATGCTCGGGCGCAAGACGGCGCACGGCTTCTACTCGTATGCCGACTGA
- a CDS encoding flavin reductase family protein — protein sequence MSSTTASEGAEALRATPIELREAMSRFATGVVVLSVGGDHIHAMTANAFSSVSLTPPTVLCCVSHSAVMHKAITAERRFGVSVLSADHEGLARHFADKNRPLGAEQFDGVDWEPGPLTRAPLLRGALAWLECELSEFHDSGDHSIFIGDVAGARSGSTGDGLLFFGGRFQHTMSRH from the coding sequence ATGAGTTCCACGACCGCCTCGGAGGGCGCCGAGGCGCTCCGGGCGACGCCGATCGAGCTGCGCGAGGCGATGTCGCGGTTCGCGACCGGTGTCGTCGTCTTGAGCGTCGGCGGCGACCACATCCACGCGATGACCGCCAACGCCTTCAGCTCCGTCTCCCTCACTCCGCCCACCGTGCTGTGCTGTGTGTCCCACAGCGCGGTGATGCACAAGGCGATCACGGCCGAGCGACGTTTCGGTGTGTCGGTCCTCAGCGCGGACCACGAGGGCCTGGCACGTCACTTCGCGGACAAGAACCGGCCGTTGGGTGCCGAGCAGTTCGACGGGGTCGACTGGGAGCCCGGCCCGCTGACGCGGGCGCCGCTGTTGCGGGGCGCGCTGGCCTGGCTGGAGTGCGAGCTGTCAGAGTTCCACGACTCGGGGGACCACTCGATATTCATCGGGGACGTGGCCGGCGCGCGCAGCGGATCGACCGGTGACGGTCTGCTCTTCTTCGGTGGCCGGTTCCAACACACCATGTCCCGTCACTGA